Proteins found in one Canis lupus baileyi chromosome 18, mCanLup2.hap1, whole genome shotgun sequence genomic segment:
- the LOC140609520 gene encoding taste receptor type 2 member 2-like → MISFLSALPHVIVMSAEFITGITVNGFLIIINCKELIKSRKPTPVQLLFICIGMSRFGLLMVLMIQSFFSVLFPLFYKVNIFGTAMLFFWMFFSSVSFWFATCLSVFYCLKIAGFTQSCFLWLKFRISKLMPWLLLGSLLASMSIAALCIEADYPKKVDDDALKNATLKRTEPKIRQISEMLLVNLALLFPLAIFVMCTFMLFISLYKHTHRMQNGSHGVRNASTKAHINALKTVITFFCFFISYFAAFMANMTFSIPYGSHCFFVVKDIMAAFPSGHSIIILLSNSKYQQPFRRLLCFKKNQ, encoded by the coding sequence ATGATCTCCTTTTTGTCAGCTCTTCCTCATGTTATTGTTATGTCAGCAGAATTTATCACAGGGATTACAGTAAATGGATTTCTTATCATCATCAACTGTAAAGAATTGATCAAAAGCAGAAAGCCAACACCAGTGCAACTCCTTTTCATATGTATAGGGATGTCGAGATTTGGTCTGCTCATGGTGTTAATGATACAAAgttttttctctgtgttatttCCACTCTTTTATAAGGTAAACATTTTTGGTACAGCAATGTTGTTCTTTTGGATGTTTTTTAGCTCTGTCAGTTTCTGGTTTGCCACCTGCCTTTCTGTATTTTACTGCCTCAAGATAGCAGGCTTCACTCAATCCTGTTTTCTTTGGCTGAAATTCAGGATCTCGAAGTTAATGCCTTGGCTACTTCTGGGAAGTTTGCTGGCCTCCATGAGCATTGCAGCTCTGTGTATTGAAGCAGATTACCCTAAAAAGGTGGATGATGATGCCCTCAAGAATGCCACATTGAAGAGGACTGAACCCAAGATAAGGCAAATTAGTGAAATGCTGCTTGTCAACTTGGCATTACTATTTCCTCTAGCCATATTTGTGATGTGCACTTTTATGTTATTCATTTCTCTCTATAAGCACACTCATCGGATGCAAAATGGATCTCATGGTGTTAGAAATGCCAGCACAAAAGCCcatataaatgcattaaaaacagTGATAAcattcttttgcttctttatttcttattttgctgCCTTCATGGCAAATATGACATTCAGTATTCCTTATGGAAGTCATTGCTTCTTTGTAGTAAAGGACATAATGGCAGCATTTCCCTCTGGTCATTCAATTATAATCCTCCTGAGTAATTCTAAATACCAACAACCTTTCAGGAGACTTCTCTGcttcaaaaagaatcaatga
- the C18H7orf78 gene encoding putative uncharacterized protein C7orf78 homolog isoform X1, whose amino-acid sequence MIATCENTLSPMYLDSQKGNRSRYVTKACSIPYKTSIPNGKKEVLQPPQCKMEVNAWEIKPPDFSYKLYKSLRFPEKSSRTSKEEQGRGKKSNFPETMLHLPNIRNHSKKVKSPPFITTFPHLDSHKAKLMFVKSGKYPNGVYLNPKPHDFRQYQRNLPNFVTACERDPFGLKFKSKHLSTVHGHHSPKDDKQKNNTERFITYKPHECTWDSKLILLKAPWPIKSASYTRHRRRRDVYSAFMDRVEEKFTQTCKNRLQSQRK is encoded by the exons ATG ATTGCTACATGTGAAAACACTCTCAGCCCAATGTATCTGGATTCTCAGAAAGGCAACAGAAGCAGATATGTCACAAAAGCATGCAGCATCCCATACAAGACTTCaattccaaatggaaaaaaagaagtcctaCAGCCACCACAATGTAAAATGGAAGTCAACGCATGGGAAATAAAGCCTCCTGATTTCAGTTATAAACTGTATAAATCTTTGAGATTTCCAGAAAAATCATCAAGGACTAGTAAGGAAGAacaagggagggggaaaaaaagtaattttccaGAAACAATGCTTCACCTGCCCAACATAAGGAATCATTCCAAGAAGGTCAAATCCCCTCCTTTTATAACTACATTCCCACATCTGGATTCACATAAAGCAAAGTTAATGTTTGTGAAGAGTGGAAAATATCCAAATGGTGTATACCTCAATCCAAAACCACATGATTTTCGACAG TACCAACGTAATTTACCAAACTTCGTGACAGCTTGTGAAAGGGATCCTTTTGGATTAAAATTTAAGTCCAAACACTTAAGTACAG TACATGGGCACCACTCACCGAAAGATGATAAACAGAAGAACAATACAGAAAGATTCATCACCTACAAGCCTCATGAATGCACCTGGGATTCAAAGCTAATTTTACTAAAAGCCCCGTGGCCTATTAAATCCGCTTCATACACA AGACACAGAAGGCGGCGAGATGTGTACAGTGCATTTATGGATCGTGTGGAAGAAAAGTTTACCCAAACATGCAAGAACAG GCTCCAGTCACAAAGAAAATGA
- the C18H7orf78 gene encoding putative uncharacterized protein C7orf78 homolog isoform X2, translating into MYQRNLPNFVTACERDPFGLKFKSKHLSTVHGHHSPKDDKQKNNTERFITYKPHECTWDSKLILLKAPWPIKSASYTRHRRRRDVYSAFMDRVEEKFTQTCKNRLQSQRK; encoded by the exons ATG TACCAACGTAATTTACCAAACTTCGTGACAGCTTGTGAAAGGGATCCTTTTGGATTAAAATTTAAGTCCAAACACTTAAGTACAG TACATGGGCACCACTCACCGAAAGATGATAAACAGAAGAACAATACAGAAAGATTCATCACCTACAAGCCTCATGAATGCACCTGGGATTCAAAGCTAATTTTACTAAAAGCCCCGTGGCCTATTAAATCCGCTTCATACACA AGACACAGAAGGCGGCGAGATGTGTACAGTGCATTTATGGATCGTGTGGAAGAAAAGTTTACCCAAACATGCAAGAACAG GCTCCAGTCACAAAGAAAATGA